One part of the Arthrobacter tumbae genome encodes these proteins:
- a CDS encoding alpha/beta hydrolase, translating into MTSSEPAYQFSESSEPAEIRAGTVLPAIRRDIELTTADGKTLVGEFAAPEGRAPAATLVTLHPLPTAGGFMDSHVYRKASFRLPALADIAVLRFNTRGTCSPRGCSDGEFDGGGLEQHDLQAAVQWVVNEGLTNVWLVGWSFGTELCLKYGAREPVAEYIEGAVLLSPPLHRATDADLDSWAEAELPLHVLVPEHDDYLQPPEAAERFARVPQARVTGVDGAKHLWVGEKYVSRVLEEVAAVVLGKPVALATEWNGFTARAD; encoded by the coding sequence ATGACCAGCTCAGAACCCGCGTACCAGTTCTCCGAAAGCTCCGAACCCGCTGAAATCAGGGCGGGCACGGTCCTGCCTGCCATCCGCCGCGACATTGAACTGACGACGGCGGACGGCAAGACCCTGGTGGGCGAGTTCGCCGCACCCGAGGGCAGAGCTCCGGCAGCGACGCTGGTGACGCTGCATCCCCTTCCGACTGCGGGCGGTTTCATGGACTCACATGTCTACCGCAAAGCCTCATTCCGGCTCCCGGCGCTGGCGGACATCGCGGTCCTCCGGTTCAACACCCGCGGCACCTGCTCACCGCGCGGTTGCAGCGACGGAGAATTCGACGGCGGCGGACTGGAGCAGCATGATCTCCAGGCGGCGGTGCAGTGGGTCGTCAACGAGGGGTTGACCAACGTCTGGCTGGTGGGCTGGAGCTTCGGCACCGAGCTGTGCCTGAAATACGGGGCGAGGGAGCCGGTTGCCGAGTACATCGAGGGCGCCGTCCTGCTCTCCCCGCCGCTGCATCGCGCCACGGATGCGGATCTCGACTCCTGGGCGGAAGCGGAGCTTCCCCTGCACGTACTGGTACCCGAGCACGATGACTACCTCCAGCCGCCGGAAGCGGCTGAGCGCTTCGCCCGGGTGCCGCAGGCGCGGGTGACCGGCGTGGACGGCGCCAAGCACCTGTGGGTGGGGGAAAAGTACGTGAGCCGCGTGCTGGAGGAGGTTGCCGCCGTCGTGCTGGGTAAGCCTGTTGCCCTGGCAACCGAATGGAACGGCTTCACGGCGCGTGCCGACTAG
- a CDS encoding F0F1 ATP synthase subunit B — protein MDSAVILAAESPLAPNLWELLVTVAGFAVLMYIVIKFVMPAFEKTFAERTEAIEGGIAKAEAAQAEANAAREEYKQQLVDARTEANRIREEARAEGAQILAELKEKAVAEANRISAQAEAQIEADRQAAAVSLRADVGTLATDLASRIVGESLADDARSARVVDRFLADLEAQSATQSAGAAK, from the coding sequence ATGGATAGCGCAGTCATACTTGCAGCTGAGAGTCCCCTCGCACCGAACCTATGGGAATTATTGGTTACGGTCGCAGGGTTCGCTGTACTGATGTACATCGTTATCAAGTTCGTCATGCCGGCGTTTGAGAAGACGTTTGCAGAGCGGACTGAAGCCATCGAGGGTGGCATCGCGAAGGCGGAGGCCGCTCAGGCCGAGGCTAATGCTGCACGCGAGGAGTACAAGCAGCAGTTGGTCGACGCTCGCACCGAGGCGAATCGCATCCGCGAGGAAGCACGTGCTGAGGGCGCACAAATCCTGGCAGAGCTCAAGGAGAAGGCTGTCGCCGAGGCGAACCGCATCTCCGCACAGGCTGAGGCACAGATCGAGGCCGACCGCCAGGCAGCTGCTGTCTCGCTGCGGGCTGACGTCGGGACCCTTGCCACTGACCTGGCCAGCCGGATCGTCGGCGAGTCCCTGGCCGATGACGCGCGTTCTGCACGTGTCGTCGATCGTTTCCTCGCTGACCTGGAGGCGCAGTCCGCTACCCAGAGCGCAGGTGCAGCCAAATAA
- the atpA gene encoding F0F1 ATP synthase subunit alpha has protein sequence MAELTINADDVRNALNEFAASYEPGNAERVEVGRVTSASDGIARVEGLPSVMANELLRFEDGTLGLAQNLDTREIGVVVLGDYTGIEEGQEVHRTGEILSVPVGDAFLGRVVDPLGQPIDDLGEIKSEARRALELQAPGVTERKSVHEPMQTGLKAIDAMIPIGRGQRQLIIGDRQTGKTAIAVDTIINQKANWASGDVQKQVRCIYVAIGQKASTIAAVRQTLEDKGALEYTTIVASPASDPAGFKYLAPYAGSAIGQHWMYGGKHVLIIFDDLSKQAEAYRAVSLLLRRPPGREAYPGDVFYLHSRLLERCAKLSDELGAGSMTGLPLVETKANDVSAYIPTNVISITDGQIFLQSDLFNANQRPAVDVGVSVSRVGGAAQVKAMKKVSGTLKLDLAQYRDMQAFAMFASDLDAASRQQLTRGARLMELLKQGQYAPFPIEEQVVSIWAGTNGYLDDVPVEDIRKFEAQFLEHLRHKSSVLTTLAQTNQLEDSTVDELKSHITDFKQGFFGEGHDGLVAGHEEHSPLDEGAVDQEKIVKQKR, from the coding sequence ATGGCCGAATTGACCATCAACGCCGACGACGTCCGTAATGCGTTGAACGAGTTCGCGGCGTCCTACGAACCCGGAAACGCGGAGCGGGTCGAAGTTGGCCGCGTAACATCCGCAAGTGACGGCATCGCCAGGGTAGAGGGACTTCCCTCTGTCATGGCAAACGAGCTGCTGCGCTTCGAAGACGGCACGCTGGGCCTCGCCCAGAACCTCGACACCCGTGAAATCGGTGTCGTTGTCCTCGGTGACTACACCGGTATCGAAGAAGGTCAGGAAGTACACCGGACCGGAGAGATTCTCTCCGTTCCCGTTGGCGACGCCTTCCTTGGCCGCGTGGTTGACCCCCTCGGGCAGCCGATCGACGACCTCGGTGAGATCAAGTCGGAGGCGCGTCGTGCACTCGAGCTCCAGGCACCGGGCGTAACGGAGCGCAAGTCGGTGCACGAGCCGATGCAGACCGGCCTCAAGGCCATCGACGCCATGATCCCGATCGGCCGCGGACAGCGCCAGCTCATCATCGGTGACCGCCAGACCGGCAAGACGGCCATCGCGGTGGACACCATCATCAACCAGAAGGCCAACTGGGCATCCGGAGACGTGCAGAAGCAGGTCCGCTGCATCTACGTCGCCATCGGCCAGAAGGCTTCGACGATTGCGGCCGTGCGCCAGACGCTGGAAGACAAGGGCGCGCTGGAGTACACAACCATCGTGGCGTCCCCTGCCTCGGACCCCGCCGGCTTCAAATACCTTGCTCCCTACGCAGGTTCGGCCATCGGCCAGCACTGGATGTACGGCGGCAAGCACGTTCTGATCATCTTTGATGATCTCTCCAAGCAGGCAGAGGCCTACCGCGCGGTGTCCCTGCTGCTGCGCCGTCCGCCGGGACGCGAAGCCTACCCGGGCGACGTTTTCTACCTGCACTCCCGCCTGCTGGAGCGTTGTGCAAAGCTCTCGGACGAGTTGGGCGCGGGCTCGATGACAGGTCTTCCGCTGGTCGAAACCAAGGCGAACGACGTGTCGGCCTACATTCCGACCAACGTCATCTCCATCACTGACGGTCAGATCTTCCTCCAGTCAGACCTGTTCAACGCCAACCAGCGGCCCGCCGTCGATGTTGGTGTGTCCGTGTCCCGCGTTGGCGGTGCCGCTCAGGTGAAGGCGATGAAGAAGGTTTCGGGTACGTTGAAACTCGATCTCGCCCAGTACCGCGACATGCAGGCGTTCGCCATGTTTGCTTCCGACCTGGACGCTGCCTCGCGTCAGCAGCTGACCCGCGGGGCACGCCTCATGGAGTTGCTGAAGCAGGGCCAGTATGCTCCGTTCCCCATTGAGGAACAGGTCGTCTCGATCTGGGCCGGCACCAATGGGTACCTTGACGATGTTCCGGTTGAAGACATCCGCAAGTTCGAGGCGCAGTTCCTGGAGCACCTGCGCCACAAGTCCTCAGTGCTGACAACGCTGGCGCAGACCAATCAGCTCGAAGACTCCACCGTGGATGAGCTCAAGTCCCACATCACGGACTTCAAACAGGGGTTCTTCGGCGAAGGTCATGATGGTCTTGTCGCAGGCCACGAGGAACACAGTCCCCTCGATGAGGGCGCCGTGGACCAGGAAAAGATCGTCAAGCAGAAGCGCTAA
- the nucS gene encoding endonuclease NucS, whose amino-acid sequence MRLVIARCSVDYIGRLRAHLPLATRLLMVKADGSVLVHSDGGSYKPLNWMSPPATLRIVEPAADDAELGVTETWNVQHAKSDDRLVISIHELLHESSHDLGVDPGLIKDGVEADLQRLLAEQISLLGEGYSLIRREYMTAIGPVDILARDGQGRTVAIELKRRGDIDGVEQLTRYLELLNRNPLMAPVKGVFAAQQIKPQARVLAQDRGIDCLTLDYDAMRGVDDADSRLF is encoded by the coding sequence GTGCGTTTAGTCATTGCCCGCTGCTCCGTCGATTACATCGGACGCCTCCGCGCCCACCTTCCCCTCGCCACCAGGCTGCTCATGGTCAAGGCGGACGGCTCGGTTCTGGTCCATTCCGACGGCGGCTCCTATAAGCCGCTCAACTGGATGAGCCCGCCGGCCACCCTCAGGATCGTCGAGCCGGCGGCCGACGACGCCGAACTGGGGGTCACCGAAACCTGGAACGTCCAGCATGCCAAGAGCGACGACCGCCTGGTCATCAGCATCCATGAGCTGCTGCACGAAAGTTCGCATGATCTCGGCGTTGACCCCGGTTTGATCAAGGACGGTGTGGAAGCCGACCTGCAGCGGCTGCTCGCGGAGCAGATCAGTCTGCTGGGCGAGGGCTACTCACTCATCCGCCGCGAGTACATGACCGCGATCGGTCCGGTGGACATTCTGGCCCGGGACGGTCAAGGCCGCACGGTGGCCATTGAACTGAAACGCCGCGGCGACATTGACGGCGTCGAACAACTTACCCGGTACCTTGAGCTGCTGAACCGCAACCCGCTGATGGCTCCGGTCAAAGGTGTTTTCGCAGCACAGCAAATCAAGCCCCAGGCGCGGGTGCTGGCGCAGGACCGCGGAATCGATTGCCTGACACTTGACTACGATGCAATGCGCGGTGTCGACGACGCGGATTCACGTCTGTTCTGA
- a CDS encoding tetratricopeptide repeat protein: MTIPNIPGGPAPSSMNLRGAVDLSALKARSQAAGGAAGSQGGPAPEGPDAGGVPAGGSPYIVDVTEQVFPQLVQLSAQVPVIVAIGASWSEQSAQVLTVLEALAVEQAGRILVARVDFDAQPGIAQAFQAQGVPTVVGVLKGQPVPLFEGPLAEPQIRTYVEELLKVAQANGVSGSLNDAPGGDPAASGEPAEEPLPPLHQEAFDAIEAGDYTAAAAAYRKALAEQPADADAKSGLAQVQLMQRLQDADAAAVRAGAAEAPDSLEAQLAVADLDLSGGHVEDAFARLTNFIARSAGEDRESARVRLLELFDIVGPADPRVNKARSALARALF, from the coding sequence ATGACCATTCCGAATATCCCGGGCGGCCCTGCGCCGTCGTCCATGAACTTGCGCGGCGCCGTCGATCTCTCCGCGTTGAAAGCCCGATCGCAGGCGGCGGGCGGAGCGGCCGGAAGCCAGGGCGGTCCGGCCCCCGAAGGCCCGGATGCCGGCGGTGTGCCGGCAGGCGGCAGCCCGTACATTGTCGATGTCACCGAGCAGGTTTTCCCGCAACTGGTTCAGCTGTCCGCGCAGGTGCCGGTGATTGTTGCGATCGGCGCGTCCTGGAGTGAGCAGTCGGCGCAGGTCCTCACCGTCCTTGAGGCTCTTGCAGTGGAACAGGCGGGCCGAATCCTGGTTGCCCGCGTGGATTTCGATGCGCAGCCGGGGATTGCGCAGGCCTTTCAGGCGCAGGGCGTCCCCACTGTCGTTGGTGTCCTCAAAGGGCAGCCCGTACCCCTGTTCGAGGGGCCGCTCGCGGAACCGCAGATCCGCACCTACGTGGAGGAACTGCTCAAGGTCGCACAGGCCAACGGCGTGAGCGGTTCGCTGAACGACGCGCCGGGCGGCGATCCGGCGGCTAGCGGGGAACCGGCCGAGGAACCGCTGCCACCGCTGCATCAGGAGGCGTTCGACGCCATCGAAGCAGGCGACTACACAGCGGCCGCCGCAGCGTACCGCAAGGCGCTTGCCGAACAGCCGGCCGACGCCGATGCAAAGTCAGGGCTCGCACAGGTGCAGCTCATGCAGCGGCTTCAGGACGCGGATGCCGCCGCTGTCCGCGCAGGAGCGGCGGAGGCCCCCGATTCCCTCGAGGCGCAGCTCGCTGTTGCGGACCTCGACCTGTCGGGCGGGCACGTGGAAGATGCGTTCGCGCGACTGACTAACTTCATTGCCCGGAGCGCCGGTGAGGACCGGGAGTCCGCTCGGGTTCGCCTCCTCGAGCTGTTCGACATCGTGGGTCCTGCCGACCCGCGGGTGAACAAGGCGCGGAGTGCACTGGCGAGGGCATTGTTCTGA
- the atpD gene encoding F0F1 ATP synthase subunit beta: MTAQTVENSTDSVAPGATGRIARVIGPVVDVEFPADAIPAIYNALTTEVTLNGETRTITFETSQHLGDNLVRAISLQATDGLVRGTTVQDTGSAISVPVGDVVKGHIFNVLGKPLDVEESQLEITERWPIHRKAPSFASLEGSTEMLETGIKSIDLLTPYIKGGKIGLFGGAGVGKTVLIQEMITRVARNFGGTSVFAGVGERTREGNDLWVEMEEAGVLKDTALVFGQMDEPPGTRLRVALSALTMAEYFRDVQKQDVLLFIDNIFRFTQAGSEVSTLLGRMPSAVGYQPNLADEMGLLQERITSTKGHSITSMQAIYVPADDYTDPAPATTFAHLDATTELSREIASRGLYPAIDPLTSTSRILDPQYIGHDHYNTAVRVKQILQKNKELQDIIAILGVDELSEEDKIVVSRARRIQQFLSQNTYTAKQFTGVEGSTVSIKDTIEGFNAIANGDLDHIAEQAFFNIGGLDDVERQWARIQEQSGK; encoded by the coding sequence ATGACTGCCCAGACTGTTGAGAACAGTACGGACTCAGTTGCCCCCGGCGCGACCGGCCGCATAGCCCGTGTCATCGGCCCGGTTGTCGACGTTGAGTTCCCGGCTGACGCCATTCCCGCCATCTACAATGCGCTGACCACCGAGGTGACCCTCAACGGCGAGACGCGCACCATCACCTTCGAGACCTCGCAGCACCTGGGCGACAATCTCGTGCGTGCGATCTCCCTGCAGGCAACCGACGGCCTCGTCCGCGGCACCACCGTTCAGGACACCGGCTCTGCCATTTCGGTTCCCGTCGGGGACGTCGTGAAGGGCCATATCTTCAACGTACTGGGCAAGCCGCTCGACGTTGAGGAATCCCAGCTGGAGATCACCGAGCGCTGGCCGATTCACCGCAAGGCTCCCTCCTTCGCCTCCCTTGAGGGTTCCACCGAGATGCTGGAAACCGGTATCAAGAGCATCGACCTCCTCACCCCGTACATCAAGGGTGGAAAGATCGGACTCTTCGGCGGTGCCGGCGTGGGTAAGACGGTGCTCATCCAGGAGATGATCACCCGTGTGGCCCGCAACTTCGGTGGTACTTCGGTCTTCGCCGGCGTCGGTGAGCGTACCCGTGAAGGAAACGACCTCTGGGTCGAGATGGAAGAGGCCGGAGTCCTCAAGGACACGGCGCTTGTCTTCGGACAGATGGATGAGCCGCCGGGCACGCGCCTGAGGGTCGCACTGTCGGCACTCACCATGGCGGAGTACTTCCGCGATGTCCAGAAGCAGGACGTGCTGCTCTTCATCGACAACATCTTCCGTTTCACCCAGGCAGGCTCCGAGGTGTCGACCCTGCTGGGACGCATGCCTTCGGCAGTGGGTTACCAGCCGAACCTGGCAGACGAGATGGGCCTCCTCCAGGAGCGCATCACGTCCACCAAGGGCCACTCCATCACCTCGATGCAGGCCATCTACGTCCCGGCGGATGACTACACAGACCCCGCGCCGGCCACCACCTTCGCGCACCTCGATGCAACCACGGAGCTGTCGCGTGAAATTGCCTCGCGCGGTCTGTACCCCGCGATCGACCCGCTGACCTCCACTTCGCGGATCCTCGATCCGCAGTACATCGGTCACGATCACTACAACACCGCTGTGCGCGTCAAGCAGATTCTGCAGAAGAACAAGGAACTCCAGGACATCATCGCCATCCTCGGTGTCGATGAGCTGTCGGAAGAAGACAAGATCGTTGTGTCGCGTGCACGCCGCATCCAGCAGTTCCTCTCGCAGAACACCTACACCGCAAAGCAGTTCACCGGTGTCGAGGGCTCAACCGTGAGCATCAAGGACACGATCGAGGGCTTCAACGCCATCGCCAACGGCGATCTCGACCACATTGCTGAGCAGGCGTTCTTCAACATCGGCGGTCTGGACGACGTCGAGCGCCAGTGGGCACGGATCCAAGAGCAGAGCGGAAAGTAA
- the atpE gene encoding ATP synthase F0 subunit C — MEGIINGNINLVGYGLSAIGGGIGVGLVFAAYINGVARQPEAQRVLQPIAFLGLALTEALAILGLVFAFVL; from the coding sequence ATGGAAGGCATTATCAACGGCAACATCAACCTCGTAGGCTACGGTCTCTCCGCAATCGGCGGTGGTATCGGTGTGGGCCTCGTGTTCGCCGCGTACATCAACGGTGTTGCTCGTCAGCCCGAAGCGCAGCGTGTGCTGCAGCCAATCGCATTCCTTGGCCTGGCACTGACCGAAGCCCTCGCAATCCTCGGTCTGGTCTTCGCCTTCGTTCTCTAG
- a CDS encoding cold-shock protein, whose translation MAQGTVKWFNAEKGFGFITPDDSEGDVFVHYSEIQTGGFRSLDENQRVQFEIGQGAKGPQATGVTAL comes from the coding sequence ATGGCACAGGGAACCGTCAAGTGGTTCAACGCTGAAAAGGGCTTCGGCTTCATCACGCCGGACGACTCCGAGGGCGACGTCTTTGTTCACTACTCCGAGATCCAGACCGGCGGATTCCGGAGCCTTGATGAGAATCAGCGCGTGCAGTTCGAGATCGGCCAGGGAGCCAAGGGCCCCCAGGCTACAGGCGTCACCGCACTGTAA
- a CDS encoding F0F1 ATP synthase subunit delta — MAGVSSQSLTAARQELEPRLGTASLTLAEELFGVLDTLDSNAGLRRAVTDPNRDGEQKVALSTRLFAGRISPEASEVIRDLVARRWAKPRDIGDALEALAATVAIAVAENRGQGIHGLEGLENDLFSFLSVVESNHDLQRALSEPQAEGSAKVALALKLVPSAGDEARLLIRQAVLSPRGLRPSALAERFIELVALRQERWIATVSVTRPLSDEQLARLQAGLNALYGRDLKVNVSVDPSLVGGVRVKVGDEVVDATALTRLSELRRKMAV, encoded by the coding sequence ATGGCAGGCGTATCAAGCCAGTCCCTCACGGCGGCACGGCAGGAACTCGAGCCTCGGCTCGGCACAGCATCGCTGACGCTGGCTGAGGAACTGTTCGGCGTGCTGGACACACTCGATTCGAACGCCGGGCTCCGCCGCGCCGTCACTGACCCCAACCGCGACGGAGAGCAGAAAGTTGCTCTCTCCACGCGGCTGTTCGCTGGACGTATCTCGCCGGAGGCGTCAGAAGTCATTCGCGACCTCGTCGCCCGCCGCTGGGCCAAGCCCCGCGACATCGGTGATGCCCTGGAAGCGCTCGCCGCAACCGTGGCTATCGCCGTCGCCGAGAACAGGGGACAGGGAATTCACGGTCTTGAGGGACTTGAGAATGATCTTTTCTCATTCCTGAGCGTCGTTGAATCGAACCATGATCTGCAGCGTGCTCTGTCTGAACCCCAGGCAGAAGGATCCGCGAAAGTGGCCCTTGCGCTGAAGCTCGTTCCCTCGGCCGGAGATGAAGCCAGGCTTTTGATCCGTCAGGCGGTTCTGTCGCCGCGTGGCCTGAGGCCCTCGGCGTTGGCTGAACGCTTCATTGAGCTTGTTGCCCTGCGCCAGGAGCGCTGGATTGCTACCGTCAGCGTTACCCGTCCGCTGTCGGATGAGCAGCTGGCCCGGCTCCAGGCAGGGCTGAACGCGCTCTACGGGCGAGACCTCAAGGTCAATGTCAGCGTGGACCCGTCCCTCGTGGGCGGCGTTCGCGTGAAGGTGGGAGACGAAGTGGTTGACGCCACGGCACTAACCCGTCTGTCCGAACTCCGTCGAAAGATGGCCGTTTAG
- a CDS encoding F0F1 ATP synthase subunit gamma, whose translation MGAQIRVYRQKIVSTTSMRKIFKAMELIATSRIGKARARVSSSLPYANAITRAVSAVASQSEIDHPLTTEPEQIRRAAVLIMTSDRGLAGSYSATVLKQAEALLELLREEGKEVKTYLIGRKAQAYFDFRGRPYEQVWTGGTDAPEFETAREVGGVLLEQFGTDFEDGGVDEIHVVYTRFRSMVTQEPTVIRLLPLEVVEEEAASESDILPLYEYEPEPERVLDALLPRYIESRIFAALLQAAASELAARQRAMKSAGDNATDLIKKYTRLRNTARQAEITQELSEIVAGADALSAS comes from the coding sequence ATGGGAGCCCAGATCCGGGTCTACCGCCAGAAGATCGTGTCGACGACGTCGATGCGGAAGATCTTCAAGGCGATGGAACTGATCGCCACCTCTCGCATTGGCAAGGCACGTGCCCGCGTGTCGTCGTCACTGCCCTATGCCAATGCCATCACCCGTGCGGTTTCCGCTGTGGCGTCGCAGTCCGAGATTGATCACCCACTGACCACCGAACCGGAGCAGATCCGGCGGGCGGCAGTGCTCATCATGACCTCGGACAGAGGCTTGGCGGGCTCCTACTCGGCCACTGTGCTGAAGCAGGCGGAAGCTCTCCTTGAGCTTCTCCGCGAGGAGGGTAAGGAAGTCAAGACCTATCTGATCGGCAGGAAAGCCCAGGCGTACTTTGACTTCCGCGGCCGTCCCTACGAGCAGGTCTGGACCGGCGGCACGGATGCGCCTGAGTTTGAAACCGCACGTGAGGTTGGCGGGGTGCTTCTGGAGCAGTTCGGAACCGACTTTGAGGACGGTGGTGTCGACGAGATCCATGTCGTCTACACGCGCTTCCGTTCGATGGTCACCCAGGAACCGACGGTCATTCGTCTTCTGCCGCTTGAGGTAGTGGAAGAGGAAGCAGCGAGCGAGTCGGACATCCTTCCGCTGTACGAGTACGAGCCCGAACCGGAAAGGGTTCTTGATGCGCTGCTTCCGCGGTACATCGAGTCCCGGATCTTTGCAGCGCTGCTCCAGGCGGCTGCGAGCGAACTCGCGGCACGCCAGCGTGCCATGAAGTCGGCCGGCGACAACGCCACCGATCTGATCAAGAAGTACACGCGCCTCCGCAACACCGCCCGCCAGGCGGAAATCACGCAGGAGCTTTCGGAGATCGTGGCGGGTGCGGACGCACTAAGCGCGTCCTGA
- a CDS encoding AI-2E family transporter: protein MSEPEDVPISEPLPRPASSVNSAPEAPRVDEPAPRVEVRRRGLGFAMARLRHMVPMAQPRPRFEFPPERGEDVPVDESVAISDDRLKFGGPPPRSMRQHPIHFGFMASVGAGLALLAYFMITNVGQLLVWIGAALFIALGLDPIVRWLENRNVPRPAGITLALVMLVGIIVGFFAVLIPTIVSQTTQLVERAPGYAREFLASDFFQTIDQQFEVRERVTEEINRFFANSEAVGGIFGGVLGVGTVIINSLFGVLVILVLTLYFLASLPAMKKWAYRLAPRSRRPRVERLAEEITRSVGNYVIGQACVALLNATFAFIFMTIADVPFSVLLAFVVAMLAFIPLVGAVIAAAVVSLVALTVGWQTAALFAVLYVAYLQVEAYFISPRIMQKAVAVPGAIAVIAVIAGGSLLGVLGALIAIPLAAGVMLLLKEVFIARQDNQ, encoded by the coding sequence GTGAGTGAACCCGAGGACGTGCCGATCAGCGAGCCGCTGCCTCGCCCGGCGTCATCAGTGAACTCCGCGCCGGAGGCTCCCCGCGTGGACGAACCTGCACCGCGCGTCGAGGTGCGCCGGCGGGGACTGGGTTTCGCCATGGCACGCCTGCGGCATATGGTGCCGATGGCGCAGCCCCGGCCCAGGTTCGAGTTCCCGCCCGAACGCGGCGAGGATGTCCCGGTGGACGAGTCCGTCGCCATCAGCGACGACCGCCTCAAGTTCGGTGGCCCACCACCGCGATCGATGCGCCAGCATCCAATCCACTTCGGCTTCATGGCCAGTGTGGGCGCGGGGCTTGCGCTGCTGGCCTACTTCATGATCACCAATGTCGGTCAGCTTCTTGTCTGGATCGGCGCAGCGCTCTTCATCGCGCTCGGGCTGGACCCCATCGTTCGTTGGCTCGAAAACCGGAACGTACCCCGCCCCGCCGGCATTACGCTGGCCCTGGTGATGCTTGTCGGCATCATCGTCGGTTTCTTCGCCGTCCTGATCCCGACGATCGTTTCGCAGACCACCCAGCTGGTGGAGCGTGCGCCCGGTTACGCGCGGGAGTTCCTTGCGTCGGACTTCTTCCAGACGATTGACCAGCAGTTCGAGGTACGCGAACGCGTGACCGAGGAGATCAACAGGTTCTTCGCCAACTCCGAGGCAGTCGGCGGCATCTTCGGCGGCGTTCTGGGCGTGGGCACGGTCATCATCAACAGCCTGTTCGGCGTTCTCGTGATTCTGGTGCTCACGCTGTATTTCCTCGCTTCGCTGCCGGCGATGAAGAAATGGGCCTACCGGCTCGCTCCCCGCTCGCGCCGGCCCCGCGTCGAGCGGCTCGCCGAGGAGATCACACGCAGTGTGGGTAACTACGTCATCGGCCAGGCCTGCGTGGCCCTCCTGAACGCGACCTTCGCCTTCATTTTCATGACCATTGCTGATGTTCCATTCTCGGTCCTGCTCGCATTCGTGGTGGCAATGCTGGCATTCATACCGTTGGTCGGCGCGGTGATTGCCGCCGCCGTCGTCAGTCTGGTGGCACTCACCGTCGGGTGGCAGACCGCTGCGCTGTTCGCAGTGCTGTATGTGGCCTATCTTCAGGTGGAGGCCTACTTCATCTCTCCGCGCATCATGCAGAAGGCGGTGGCGGTACCCGGCGCGATCGCCGTCATCGCGGTGATCGCGGGCGGGAGCCTGCTCGGAGTGCTCGGCGCGCTCATCGCCATTCCGCTCGCGGCCGGTGTGATGCTGCTTCTGAAGGAAGTTTTCATCGCCCGCCAGGACAATCAGTAG
- a CDS encoding DUF2550 domain-containing protein, producing MDGIGITFITLAVLFALVVLMIGAFCLRRFQLRTALGTFDASIRLPSKGWRMGVCRYTDKHLEWLRLVSLSPRPRHRYVRSSLELKGWRQPTEVEKARIQPGAIVVTLSYEGTDVLLAMKFDVYAGLSSWLEAGPVIGIGTWR from the coding sequence ATGGACGGCATCGGTATCACGTTCATCACGCTCGCGGTGCTCTTTGCCCTGGTAGTTCTTATGATCGGCGCCTTCTGTCTGCGCCGCTTTCAGCTGCGCACAGCGCTGGGAACGTTCGACGCCTCCATTCGCCTCCCGAGTAAGGGCTGGCGGATGGGGGTTTGTCGTTATACGGATAAGCACCTGGAGTGGTTACGGCTGGTCTCGCTGAGCCCACGGCCGAGGCACCGGTACGTGCGCAGCTCCCTCGAACTGAAAGGCTGGCGTCAGCCCACTGAGGTGGAAAAGGCACGTATTCAACCGGGAGCGATAGTGGTAACGCTGAGTTACGAGGGGACAGATGTTCTCTTGGCGATGAAGTTCGATGTCTACGCCGGATTGTCCTCCTGGTTGGAAGCCGGTCCTGTGATAGGCATCGGCACCTGGCGCTGA
- a CDS encoding F0F1 ATP synthase subunit epsilon has product MAELEVEIVAADHFVWSGAATMVKARTADGEIGILPGHSPVLAILAEGELAIQPVSGERLTVGVDGGFFSVDSNRVVIVADNARIGGSVTADAK; this is encoded by the coding sequence ATGGCTGAACTTGAAGTTGAGATTGTCGCGGCGGACCACTTTGTGTGGTCCGGCGCGGCGACCATGGTTAAAGCCCGCACGGCCGACGGCGAAATCGGGATCCTTCCCGGACACTCGCCAGTTCTCGCAATCCTCGCAGAAGGCGAGCTTGCCATTCAGCCGGTATCCGGCGAACGCCTCACTGTGGGTGTCGATGGCGGATTCTTCTCCGTGGATAGCAACCGCGTGGTGATTGTTGCCGACAATGCCAGGATCGGCGGCTCAGTGACCGCAGACGCAAAGTAG